One part of the Bacillus sp. FJAT-27916 genome encodes these proteins:
- a CDS encoding peptide MFS transporter produces the protein MSANAQALNNKKHPPGLYLLFLTEMWERFSYYGMRAILILYLTTELVSGGLGIDSSVALSIYGFYTGAVYFTPLVGGWLADRYLGHRLSITIGGTLMALGNIALFAHQSRLALFIGLLLMIIGNGFFKPNISTLLGDLYKGNESRRDAGFTIFYMGINLGAFFAPLLIGFLSEDLFASTVNGVMHYGFRYGFLASAIGMIIGQVIFNLLANKYLGDIGKRPATIEVADGKEIKNNKPLTRGEKQRTWVIIIITCFVVFFWAGFEQAGSSLTLYTKDFVDREVFGWTMPISWFQSLNPFFIVLLAPAISALWVKLANSKRGDIPVPTKMAMGMITLGLGYIVLLFAVFQTGNDAATMAQKANMMFIIVTYLMHTLGELFLSPVGLSLVSRIAPVKLASLLMGVWLASSGIANILAGQLAAFTQSLGYFEVFAVIGGLAIFFGLLLLALSKKLVAMMETE, from the coding sequence ATGTCAGCAAATGCTCAGGCACTAAATAATAAAAAGCATCCTCCCGGGCTCTACCTGCTATTCCTGACAGAAATGTGGGAAAGGTTCAGCTACTACGGTATGCGTGCCATCTTAATTCTATATTTAACAACAGAGCTTGTTAGCGGCGGTCTAGGAATTGACAGCTCAGTCGCACTAAGCATCTATGGTTTCTATACTGGGGCCGTTTATTTCACTCCGCTTGTCGGCGGATGGTTAGCAGACCGCTACTTAGGTCACCGTCTATCCATCACAATCGGCGGTACCTTAATGGCACTAGGGAATATTGCCCTTTTTGCTCACCAAAGCAGATTGGCCTTATTCATTGGATTGCTTTTAATGATCATTGGTAATGGTTTCTTCAAACCAAACATCTCTACATTGCTTGGAGATTTATATAAAGGGAATGAATCCCGCCGTGATGCTGGATTCACAATCTTCTACATGGGAATTAACCTCGGTGCATTCTTTGCTCCATTATTGATTGGTTTCCTTTCTGAAGACCTATTCGCTTCTACAGTGAACGGTGTTATGCACTACGGATTCCGTTACGGATTCTTGGCTTCTGCAATTGGTATGATTATCGGTCAAGTAATCTTCAACCTTTTAGCGAACAAATACCTTGGCGACATTGGTAAACGTCCTGCTACTATTGAAGTGGCAGACGGCAAGGAAATTAAAAACAACAAGCCGCTTACTCGCGGTGAGAAACAACGCACATGGGTTATTATCATCATCACTTGCTTTGTCGTGTTCTTCTGGGCTGGTTTCGAGCAAGCAGGAAGCTCTTTAACCCTTTATACAAAGGACTTCGTTGATCGTGAAGTATTCGGCTGGACGATGCCAATCTCTTGGTTCCAATCATTAAATCCATTCTTCATCGTACTATTGGCACCGGCTATTTCCGCCCTTTGGGTGAAGCTTGCAAACTCTAAACGCGGAGATATCCCAGTACCGACTAAGATGGCTATGGGTATGATTACACTAGGTTTAGGTTATATCGTTCTTCTATTCGCGGTATTCCAAACAGGTAACGATGCTGCGACAATGGCACAAAAAGCGAACATGATGTTCATCATCGTGACTTACTTGATGCACACACTCGGTGAGTTGTTCTTATCACCAGTTGGTCTTTCTTTAGTAAGTAGAATCGCTCCAGTGAAATTAGCTTCCTTGCTTATGGGTGTATGGCTTGCCTCTTCCGGTATTGCAAACATTCTTGCTGGGCAGCTTGCAGCGTTCACTCAATCACTTGGATACTTTGAAGTATTCGCCGTGATCGGCGGATTGGCAATCTTCTTCGGTCTATTGCTATTGGCATTGTCTAAGAAGCTTGTTGCTATGATGGAAACAGAATAA
- the ald gene encoding alanine dehydrogenase — protein MRIGIPKEIKNNENRVAITPAGVLTFTSAGHEVLVETSAGLGSGFTDADYEAAGAVITNVQEVWTRAEMVMKVKEPIQEEYHYFRPGLILFTYLHLAAEPALTKALIDNQVFSIAYETVKSGNKLPLLTPMSEVAGRMAAQIGAHFLEKPEGGKGVLLSGVPGVKRGKVTIIGGGVVGMNAAKVAIGLGADVTIIDLNPDRLREIDDIFGNQVSTLISNTLNIANAIAESDLVIGAVLIPGAKAPKLVTDAMVQAMTPGSVIVDVAIDQGGIFETADHISTHDQPTYVKHGVVHYAVANMPGAVPRTSTIALTNVTIPYAVQIANKGALKAVQENPSLAEGVNTLNGHVTYEAVARDLGYAYKPLKEASAHHPVQPA, from the coding sequence ATGCGAATTGGAATACCTAAAGAAATCAAAAACAACGAAAACCGAGTTGCCATCACTCCAGCGGGTGTATTAACCTTCACAAGCGCCGGCCATGAAGTATTGGTCGAAACATCTGCCGGTCTTGGCAGCGGATTTACGGATGCTGATTATGAAGCAGCGGGGGCTGTGATTACAAATGTTCAGGAAGTATGGACAAGAGCAGAAATGGTCATGAAAGTAAAGGAACCTATTCAAGAAGAATACCATTATTTCCGGCCTGGCCTTATCCTATTCACATACTTGCATTTAGCGGCAGAACCAGCCTTAACGAAGGCATTAATCGATAATCAAGTCTTCTCAATTGCCTACGAAACCGTCAAGAGCGGAAATAAACTCCCATTGCTGACACCAATGAGCGAGGTCGCAGGCAGAATGGCAGCCCAGATTGGAGCCCATTTCCTCGAAAAGCCGGAAGGCGGCAAAGGGGTTCTTCTAAGCGGAGTTCCTGGAGTAAAGCGTGGTAAGGTTACGATTATTGGAGGCGGGGTTGTAGGCATGAACGCTGCTAAAGTGGCTATCGGTCTTGGGGCAGATGTCACCATTATCGACCTTAACCCAGACCGTCTGCGTGAGATTGATGATATATTTGGCAACCAAGTCTCAACCTTGATCTCTAATACACTCAATATTGCCAACGCCATTGCTGAATCAGACCTCGTTATCGGAGCTGTCCTCATTCCAGGAGCAAAGGCGCCTAAGCTTGTCACAGATGCAATGGTCCAAGCCATGACACCTGGTTCTGTGATTGTGGATGTTGCTATCGACCAAGGAGGTATTTTCGAGACAGCTGACCATATATCCACACATGACCAGCCAACTTATGTGAAGCACGGAGTTGTTCATTATGCCGTTGCCAATATGCCAGGTGCTGTCCCTCGTACTTCTACGATAGCCCTGACAAATGTGACGATTCCTTATGCCGTTCAGATCGCTAATAAAGGTGCCCTAAAGGCCGTACAAGAGAATCCTAGCCTTGCTGAAGGCGTAAACACCCTCAATGGACATGTTACGTATGAGGCGGTTGCACGCGATCTAGGCTATGCCTATAAACCACTTAAAGAAGCTAGTGCCCATCATCCGGTACAGCCGGCATAA
- a CDS encoding PucR family transcriptional regulator, giving the protein MEKEFHSKDYFNEVYANLDEFAEQVSTLIGCPITIEDSSHQLLAYSTHSDITDEARILTIMGRRVPEKVINALWKEGTIPALLGSSEPIIIPQKQQIGLGKRVAISIRKNENVLGFIWAALNSESDLTAEELNILKLAAKEAKNQLLLVQSRRKRKEESYQEFFWKLLTGHYASERELRTQLARFSFVLPPQYCIIAFQFEQVITADTEKHIQYLVNTTQKVNTIFQTVDSDKFILLGDSSTPDSSQAISSFIKSFIDNMQERFGIRVAAGGFGRSCSQLIDAQISYMEAISVINLKKRYKQELAAIFDYNLLGIYQYLETLHKQHSSQHQLPEGLRILNEYDLKHQTDLFYTLETFLTEPNEAASLLHIHSNTLSYRLRRISEISGYDLKDTNIRAYLLIEFKLARFE; this is encoded by the coding sequence ATGGAGAAGGAATTTCATTCAAAGGATTATTTCAATGAAGTGTACGCTAACTTGGATGAATTCGCAGAGCAGGTCAGCACCCTCATTGGCTGCCCGATTACGATAGAAGATTCAAGTCACCAGCTTCTTGCATATAGTACTCACAGTGATATCACTGATGAGGCCCGAATCCTCACCATCATGGGACGAAGAGTACCAGAGAAAGTCATCAATGCCCTCTGGAAGGAAGGAACAATCCCTGCCCTGCTCGGCAGCAGCGAGCCCATTATCATCCCCCAAAAACAGCAGATTGGATTAGGCAAACGAGTTGCCATATCGATTCGAAAGAATGAGAATGTCCTCGGATTTATTTGGGCTGCCCTTAATTCAGAATCAGACCTTACAGCTGAGGAACTCAACATTCTAAAATTAGCCGCCAAGGAAGCCAAAAATCAATTATTGCTCGTCCAGTCGCGAAGGAAACGAAAAGAAGAAAGCTATCAGGAATTCTTTTGGAAGCTGCTCACCGGCCATTATGCTTCTGAGAGGGAGCTTCGCACTCAATTGGCGCGTTTCTCTTTTGTTCTTCCACCCCAATACTGTATCATTGCCTTTCAATTTGAGCAGGTCATAACAGCAGATACGGAAAAGCATATTCAATACCTAGTCAACACCACTCAAAAGGTAAACACGATTTTCCAAACTGTTGACTCTGACAAGTTCATCCTGCTGGGCGATTCCTCAACTCCTGATTCATCCCAAGCAATCAGCTCTTTTATTAAATCATTTATAGACAATATGCAGGAGCGCTTTGGCATCCGGGTGGCAGCAGGTGGATTCGGTAGAAGCTGCAGCCAGCTCATTGATGCTCAAATAAGCTATATGGAAGCCATTAGCGTCATCAATCTCAAGAAGAGATACAAACAAGAACTCGCCGCCATCTTTGATTACAACCTGCTCGGCATCTATCAATATCTTGAAACTCTCCATAAACAGCATTCAAGCCAGCATCAATTACCAGAAGGTCTTCGTATTTTGAATGAATATGACTTAAAACACCAGACAGACCTGTTTTATACGCTTGAAACCTTTTTAACTGAACCGAATGAGGCAGCATCACTCCTCCATATTCACTCCAATACCTTATCCTACCGCTTAAGAAGAATCTCAGAGATCAGCGGTTATGATTTAAAGGACACGAATATACGAGCCTATCTCTTAATTGAATTCAAGCTGGCAAGATTTGAATAA
- a CDS encoding inorganic phosphate transporter — protein sequence MDTLLIITVLIVILALSFDFINGFHDTANAIATAVSTKALKPRHAILMAAIMNFVGAMTFTGVAKTITKDIVDPFTLDNGSVVIMAALISAIAWNLITWYYGIPSSSSHAIIGSIAGAAIAAAGFGAIHFDGFIKIIFALLFSPIIAFVVGYIVYSIFKIVFKNNNLTKTNKRFRYLQIGTAALQAYSHGTNDAQKAMGIITLALISNGFVTSTDIPTWVQVSCATAMGLGTSVGGWRIIKTVGGNIMKIRPINGVAADMSSAAIIFGATFIHLPVSTTHVISSSIMGVGASHRVKGVKWSTAQRMIITWIITMPIAATLAGIIYLILDLFF from the coding sequence ATGGATACATTATTAATTATAACCGTCTTAATCGTGATCTTAGCCTTGTCTTTTGACTTCATTAACGGGTTTCACGATACAGCTAATGCCATTGCTACTGCGGTTTCAACGAAAGCTTTAAAACCAAGACATGCTATTTTGATGGCCGCTATCATGAACTTTGTCGGTGCGATGACATTTACAGGGGTTGCGAAAACCATTACAAAGGATATCGTGGACCCATTTACATTAGATAACGGCTCTGTCGTCATCATGGCTGCATTGATTTCAGCTATTGCCTGGAACTTAATTACATGGTATTACGGAATTCCAAGCAGTTCCTCCCATGCCATCATCGGATCCATTGCTGGTGCAGCAATCGCCGCTGCCGGCTTTGGCGCGATTCATTTTGATGGATTCATAAAGATTATCTTTGCCTTATTATTCTCACCAATCATTGCCTTTGTTGTCGGATATATTGTCTACAGCATATTCAAGATTGTCTTTAAAAACAATAATCTAACGAAGACGAATAAGCGTTTCCGTTACCTGCAAATTGGAACGGCTGCCCTGCAGGCTTATTCCCATGGTACAAATGATGCCCAAAAAGCAATGGGAATTATCACCCTTGCTCTCATCTCCAACGGGTTTGTAACATCTACAGATATCCCGACTTGGGTTCAAGTATCCTGTGCGACGGCAATGGGGCTTGGTACATCTGTCGGCGGTTGGAGAATTATTAAAACCGTAGGCGGCAATATTATGAAAATCCGCCCAATCAACGGTGTAGCAGCTGATATGTCATCTGCAGCTATCATTTTCGGTGCAACCTTCATTCACCTTCCTGTCAGTACGACACACGTCATTTCCTCATCCATCATGGGTGTGGGTGCGTCACATCGTGTCAAAGGAGTTAAATGGAGTACGGCACAGCGTATGATCATCACTTGGATTATCACAATGCCAATCGCAGCAACACTTGCTGGGATTATATACTTAATCTTGGATTTATTCTTTTAA
- a CDS encoding DUF47 domain-containing protein: MVFKSKKDKFAVMLLNISSNLKEASDYFADYKLKNISDLKIFADTMKQYETTGDEHVHEVIKELNNAFITPIEREDILMLAMTMDDVLDGLEHCSALFEMYSIVNANEYMLKFVDEIRNAAHEIDRAVDLLTVKKLNDIRPIAIKIKEHESDCDTLHRQSVKHLFSVEKDPIRIIQYKEIYENLEEIADYCQSVANTLETIVMKNA, translated from the coding sequence ATGGTATTCAAATCAAAAAAGGACAAATTCGCAGTCATGCTGTTGAACATTTCCTCAAACTTAAAAGAGGCTTCTGATTATTTTGCTGACTATAAATTAAAGAACATTAGCGACTTAAAAATATTCGCCGATACAATGAAGCAATATGAAACAACTGGAGATGAGCATGTTCATGAAGTAATCAAAGAATTGAACAATGCCTTCATTACGCCAATCGAGCGTGAAGACATCTTAATGCTTGCCATGACAATGGATGATGTTCTTGATGGATTAGAGCACTGCTCTGCCCTTTTTGAAATGTATTCAATCGTGAATGCAAATGAATACATGCTTAAATTTGTAGATGAGATTCGCAATGCAGCACACGAAATTGATCGTGCGGTTGACTTGCTGACAGTGAAGAAATTGAACGATATCCGTCCAATCGCTATCAAGATCAAGGAACATGAGTCCGATTGCGATACATTGCACCGTCAATCTGTTAAACATTTGTTCAGTGTTGAGAAGGATCCTATCCGTATCATTCAATATAAAGAAATTTACGAGAACCTTGAAGAGATCGCAGACTACTGCCAATCCGTAGCGAACACACTTGAAACAATCGTTATGAAAAACGCTTAA
- the arcA gene encoding arginine deiminase, translating into MEKTRKSLHVTTEIGKLERVLLHRPGKEIEHLIPSNMERLLFDDIPFLPTMQKEHDAFAAVLKERGTEVVYLEKLVEESLLDEVVKGELIEAFLKESKNHLHKGYKALREYLDSLPPTELVKKLMEGVLKKDLDHYQKLHLDDLLSAHYPFYIDPLPNLYFTRDAAAVIGEGLTIHKMSTSARKRESLFWEFIMKYHPNYCINHHPQWLQRTYPFAMEGGDILVLSEEVVAIGVSERTSARAIEQLAHNLLGADNSYKKVMAVEIPKKRAFMHLDTVFTMVDQDKFTIHPEIEGLNGQMNIFLLELDSENEVQIARRTNLSETLKEALYLPEIALIPCGGGDSIFSPREQWNDGSNTLAIAPGVVITYDRNQVTNELLTEYGIEVIEVPSAELSRGRGGPRCMSMPLVRS; encoded by the coding sequence TTGGAGAAAACGAGAAAGAGTCTTCATGTCACGACGGAAATAGGGAAGCTTGAACGCGTACTATTACACAGACCAGGGAAGGAAATAGAACATCTTATTCCATCTAATATGGAGAGGCTGTTATTTGACGATATTCCTTTCTTACCTACTATGCAAAAGGAGCATGATGCCTTTGCTGCTGTTTTGAAGGAGCGGGGAACAGAAGTGGTTTATTTGGAAAAATTGGTAGAAGAATCCCTTCTCGATGAGGTGGTAAAAGGAGAGTTAATTGAGGCTTTTTTGAAGGAAAGCAAGAATCATCTGCATAAAGGATACAAGGCATTGCGGGAATATTTGGATTCGCTTCCTCCAACAGAGCTGGTCAAGAAATTGATGGAGGGAGTTCTCAAGAAAGATCTTGACCATTATCAAAAGCTTCATTTAGATGACTTATTGTCTGCCCATTATCCTTTCTATATTGATCCGCTTCCAAATCTGTATTTCACGCGGGATGCAGCAGCTGTTATAGGAGAGGGCTTGACCATTCATAAGATGTCGACATCAGCACGGAAACGAGAATCGCTCTTTTGGGAATTCATTATGAAGTATCATCCGAATTATTGTATAAATCATCATCCACAATGGCTGCAGCGCACTTATCCATTTGCAATGGAAGGCGGGGATATTCTTGTCTTGAGCGAGGAGGTTGTTGCTATTGGCGTTAGCGAACGCACATCAGCAAGGGCGATTGAGCAATTGGCTCATAATCTGCTTGGAGCGGATAATTCCTATAAGAAGGTTATGGCGGTTGAAATACCAAAGAAACGGGCTTTTATGCACTTAGATACGGTATTCACGATGGTGGACCAGGATAAATTTACGATTCATCCGGAAATTGAAGGATTAAATGGACAAATGAATATTTTCCTGCTTGAGCTCGATAGTGAGAACGAGGTGCAGATAGCAAGGAGAACAAATTTATCAGAGACCTTGAAGGAGGCCTTGTATTTACCGGAAATAGCTCTGATTCCATGTGGAGGAGGAGATTCGATTTTCTCGCCAAGAGAGCAATGGAATGACGGATCTAATACACTGGCTATTGCCCCTGGAGTGGTCATCACCTATGATCGTAATCAGGTTACTAATGAGCTTTTAACGGAGTATGGGATTGAGGTCATTGAGGTTCCAAGCGCAGAGCTTTCTAGAGGCAGGGGGGGCCCGCGCTGCATGAGTATGCCGCTGGTTAGAAGCTGA
- the ltrA gene encoding group II intron reverse transcriptase/maturase translates to MLLNQILSRENMLLALKRVEKNKGSHGVDKMPVQNLRQHLVENWSSIREAILEGTYEPMPVRRVEIPKPDGGFRLLGIPTVTDRLIQQAIAQVVSKIYDPMFSEHSYGFRPNRSAHDAVRKAKGYIQEGYRWVVDMDLEKFFDKVNHDRLMSTLAKRIDEKPLLKLIRRYLQAGVMINGVVTSMEKGTPQGGPLSPLLSNIVLDELDKELESREHRFVRYADDCNIYVKSKRAGERTLASIQRLIEGKLRLKVNEKKSAVGRPWKRKFLGFTFASTKEPKIRIAKASIQRMKEKVRKITSRKMPYPMEYRIQKLNQYLTGWCGYFALADTKA, encoded by the coding sequence ATGCTTTTGAATCAAATCCTGTCACGGGAGAATATGCTTCTCGCATTAAAGCGAGTCGAAAAGAATAAAGGAAGTCATGGAGTAGATAAGATGCCCGTACAAAACCTACGTCAGCACTTAGTCGAAAATTGGTCTTCCATCAGAGAAGCTATTCTGGAGGGAACCTACGAACCGATGCCAGTCCGAAGAGTCGAAATCCCGAAACCTGATGGCGGCTTCCGGCTACTGGGAATCCCTACCGTGACAGACCGTTTGATTCAACAGGCGATAGCCCAAGTGGTATCGAAGATATACGACCCCATGTTCTCCGAACATAGTTATGGCTTCCGACCAAACCGGAGTGCCCATGACGCTGTACGGAAGGCGAAGGGCTACATCCAAGAAGGATACAGATGGGTAGTAGACATGGACTTGGAGAAGTTCTTTGACAAGGTCAATCATGACCGACTAATGAGCACGTTGGCAAAGAGAATCGATGAGAAACCTCTATTGAAACTAATTCGCCGGTATTTACAAGCTGGAGTGATGATCAATGGAGTGGTTACCAGTATGGAGAAAGGAACTCCTCAGGGAGGTCCCCTAAGCCCCTTACTTTCAAATATTGTCCTAGATGAATTGGATAAAGAATTAGAAAGCCGGGAACATCGATTCGTACGCTATGCGGATGATTGCAATATCTACGTGAAATCCAAGCGTGCAGGTGAACGAACCTTGGCCAGCATTCAACGACTCATTGAGGGGAAGCTCCGATTGAAAGTGAATGAGAAGAAGTCAGCGGTAGGCCGACCTTGGAAACGTAAGTTTCTGGGGTTTACTTTCGCATCGACGAAAGAGCCAAAAATTCGCATCGCAAAAGCGAGCATCCAGCGAATGAAGGAGAAGGTCCGGAAAATCACTTCCAGGAAGATGCCTTACCCAATGGAATACCGGATTCAGAAACTGAACCAGTATCTAACCGGATGGTGTGGATACTTCGCGTTAGCCGATACGAAGGC
- the yhbH gene encoding sporulation protein YhbH: MSDNSSHQFAISKEDWALHRKGFDDQQRHQEKVQEAIKNNLPDLITEESIIMSNGRDVVKIPIRSLDEYKIRYNYDKNKHVGQGDGDSQVGDVVARDGAGQKAPGKGGEAGDQAGEDYVESEVSLLEIQEALFSELELPNLKQKDQGDHVTEHYEFNDIRKTGLMGNVDKKRTMISAFKRNALSGTPGFVPIFQEDLKFKSWNTIEKPESKAVVLAMMDTSGSMGLWEKYMARSFFFWMTRFLRTKYETVDIEFIAHHTEAKVVEEEDFFSKGESGGTICSSAYRKALEIIEEKYPIERYNIYPFHFSDGDNLTSDNPRCIKLVGELMKVSNMFGYGEVNQYNRNSTLMSAYKNIKDEKFQYYILKQKADVFHAMRSFFKKEPEGAAGR, encoded by the coding sequence ATGTCCGACAACAGCAGCCATCAGTTTGCCATTTCAAAGGAAGATTGGGCCCTCCATCGAAAAGGATTTGACGATCAGCAAAGACACCAGGAGAAAGTGCAAGAGGCAATCAAGAACAATCTGCCCGATTTGATAACAGAGGAAAGTATCATTATGTCCAATGGAAGAGATGTCGTGAAAATACCAATCCGTTCTCTGGATGAATATAAGATTCGTTACAATTACGATAAGAATAAGCATGTTGGCCAGGGTGACGGTGATTCGCAGGTGGGGGATGTTGTCGCCAGAGACGGCGCTGGCCAGAAGGCACCAGGTAAAGGCGGGGAAGCCGGCGATCAGGCTGGAGAGGATTATGTGGAGTCAGAGGTATCCTTGCTCGAGATTCAAGAGGCACTCTTCTCAGAGCTTGAGCTGCCCAATCTGAAGCAGAAGGATCAAGGAGATCATGTCACAGAGCATTATGAGTTCAATGATATTCGGAAAACTGGCTTAATGGGAAATGTCGATAAGAAACGGACGATGATCAGTGCATTTAAACGTAACGCCTTAAGTGGTACGCCTGGATTTGTGCCAATCTTTCAGGAGGATCTGAAATTCAAGTCATGGAATACCATTGAGAAGCCGGAGTCAAAGGCTGTTGTTCTTGCCATGATGGATACGTCAGGCAGTATGGGTCTATGGGAAAAGTATATGGCCAGAAGCTTCTTTTTCTGGATGACGCGCTTTTTGAGGACGAAATATGAAACGGTTGATATTGAATTCATAGCCCATCATACTGAGGCGAAGGTTGTCGAAGAGGAGGACTTCTTCTCGAAGGGGGAGAGCGGAGGCACGATTTGTTCATCCGCCTACAGAAAGGCACTCGAAATCATTGAGGAGAAATATCCAATAGAGCGTTATAATATCTACCCATTTCACTTCTCGGATGGAGATAATCTAACCTCAGACAACCCGCGCTGCATCAAGCTGGTTGGTGAATTGATGAAGGTCTCTAATATGTTCGGGTATGGGGAGGTTAATCAATATAACCGAAACTCTACACTCATGTCTGCCTACAAGAATATAAAGGATGAGAAATTCCAATATTATATTTTGAAGCAGAAAGCAGATGTATTTCATGCGATGCGAAGCTTTTTCAAGAAAGAACCAGAAGGAGCGGCTGGACGCTAG